The following are encoded together in the Pleurocapsa sp. FMAR1 genome:
- the purF gene encoding amidophosphoribosyltransferase: MMPQQSFDWTEDSLMSNQREDKPEEACGVFGVYAPDKALEVAKLTYFGLYALQHRGQESAGIATLNKGDIYCHKDMGLVSQVFNEEILEQLPGEIAVGHTRYSTTGSSLKENAQPVVLDTRLGKLALAHNGNLVNAVELRKHLIERDASFITSTDSEMIALTLADEVDKGKDWLQAAISAFKLCIGAYSLTIATPAGLMGARDRNGIRPLVIGVLSGEKGASDRYVLSSETCGLDIIGAEYVRDVNPGELVWITDSGLKSVYWAEEVEKKLCIFEMIYFARPDSVMHNETLYSYRIRLGRQLARESFVDADLVIGVPDSGIPAAIGFSRESGLTYGEGLIKNRYVGRTFIQPTQSMREAGIRMKLNTLKDALQGKRIIIVDDSIVRGTTSKKIVKTLRDAGATEVHMRISSPPVTHPCFYGIDTDNQNQLIAATKSVKEIEERIGVDTLAYLSWSGMLEATQENTENFCSACFTGDYPVSIPEDIRRSKLMLEETKV, translated from the coding sequence ATGATGCCACAACAGTCTTTCGATTGGACAGAAGATTCTCTAATGAGTAATCAGCGTGAAGACAAACCAGAAGAAGCCTGTGGTGTTTTTGGGGTATATGCCCCAGATAAAGCATTAGAAGTGGCTAAACTCACCTATTTTGGTTTGTATGCTCTACAACATCGGGGACAAGAATCAGCAGGTATCGCCACCTTAAATAAAGGAGATATTTACTGCCATAAAGATATGGGTCTGGTATCTCAAGTATTCAATGAAGAGATCTTAGAGCAGCTACCTGGAGAAATTGCTGTTGGTCACACTCGCTACTCAACTACAGGCTCTAGCTTAAAAGAGAATGCTCAACCCGTTGTTTTAGATACTAGACTGGGCAAGTTAGCTTTGGCTCATAATGGTAATTTGGTTAATGCCGTAGAACTTAGAAAACACTTGATCGAGAGAGATGCCAGCTTTATTACCTCTACCGATTCAGAAATGATTGCCTTGACCTTGGCTGATGAGGTTGACAAGGGCAAAGATTGGTTACAGGCTGCTATTAGTGCCTTTAAACTGTGTATAGGCGCATACAGCTTAACTATTGCCACTCCCGCGGGTCTAATGGGCGCGCGCGATCGCAATGGGATTCGTCCGTTGGTAATTGGTGTTTTATCAGGAGAAAAGGGCGCAAGCGATCGCTATGTACTATCTTCAGAAACCTGTGGTCTAGATATTATTGGTGCGGAATACGTGCGAGACGTAAATCCTGGAGAACTAGTTTGGATCACCGATTCTGGTTTAAAATCAGTTTATTGGGCAGAAGAAGTAGAGAAAAAGCTTTGTATTTTTGAAATGATTTATTTTGCTCGTCCTGATAGCGTCATGCACAATGAAACGCTATATAGCTATCGTATTCGCTTAGGTAGACAGCTAGCAAGAGAATCCTTTGTCGATGCCGATTTAGTTATTGGTGTGCCTGACTCAGGTATTCCAGCAGCGATCGGGTTTTCCCGTGAATCTGGGCTTACTTATGGTGAAGGGTTGATTAAAAATCGCTATGTAGGGCGTACCTTTATCCAGCCTACCCAAAGTATGCGCGAGGCTGGCATCCGTATGAAGCTAAATACCCTCAAAGATGCTTTACAGGGTAAAAGAATTATTATTGTGGATGATTCTATAGTTAGAGGTACAACCAGCAAGAAAATTGTCAAAACTCTTAGAGATGCAGGCGCAACTGAAGTTCATATGAGAATCTCTTCTCCTCCTGTGACTCACCCCTGTTTTTATGGCATTGATACAGATAACCAAAATCAGCTTATTGCTGCAACTAAGTCTGTCAAAGAAATTGAAGAACGGATCGGTGTAGATACCCTGGCTTATTTAAGTTGGTCAGGAATGCTCGAAGCAACTCAAGAAAACACCGAAAATTTCTGTTCAGCTTGTTTTACAGGAGACTATCCCGTATCTATTCCCGAAGATATTAGACGTTCTAAGTTGATGTTAGAAGAAACAAAAGTTTGA